The genomic window tcaaaaagacaatatttgtatGCTACCACTATGACTTgaaactaccaccactactagaGCTACCACTAAATCTATCACACTACTctatttacaatattgagggaAATTTTGTCATCGTAAGCTACAATTGTTTATTACatagtttcttttaatatttttcttttattgaaaaaaaaaaatttccaatcacgatatgaaaataaaaaaggctcTAAATTTAAAATGCTGGCTAATAGTTTTCAAGTAGAGAgacccccaaagaaaaaaaaaataccctttcTGCATactatttttcaaagaattttgtcTATACGTTTATCGTGATTAATACTTTGTCGTGAGACAAGACGcgttttaattttagaaattaattaaacttagaaataaaaattcatgTTGATAAATTTTTGCAAGAATTTTCGTCGGAAATATATCTGCCTCGATTGTCCTTAAAGAGGTGTTTTGGGTGGATGGGAGGGTGAAAATGAGAAGAAAACATTGGTTTTGGCTTTCGTTATTGTCTTGAAGAAGCTACACTTTGGTTTTCCAATTATTCGGAATATCGTTTTCCTTTCGACCGCTTTTTAGTCATCACAAAAGAGTGGCAAAGTCCCTCCGCAGGATTTAATGGAAATGTCATACTTCAAGTTAGTTCGATCAATAGTACCTTGTCCTTAGAATAGTTGTGTAAAATTTTTGCTGATTTGGAAAACGTTActttgttttataaatttgatgtttaaaaaGAAAGACTGCACTaatgcaaataaacaaaaatagaataaggagaaaaaataaaaccaatgaGTTCTAACAAtatttaatttacaaataaattacaTACAAAACTTTATAAACTTAAATAATTCATTCTCCTCAGCCCCAATACCGTCTATAACCGTAGCCGTACGGTGCATATCCGTATGATGGATAGTAATGACCATAATAACGGTAAGGATAATAACTATAATGATGAGTTTCTGCTCCTTTCAGATCTTCTTCGACAGGTGCGTCCATTTCAGATGCTTCTCTTCTCAGCCTGTAACTAGGATCGTCAAAGGAAGGACCATATTCCTGTTTAGAATCCTGCCATCCTCCTTGACCTGTTAACCCCCTTTTGAAATCTTCGATTTCAGGAGATGTTTCCTTTGGATAATTTGGTTCTGCTAATGCTGCGATGATAACAAGAGAAACGATCAGAATCTAGAATAAAAGTAATTACTTATccaacagttcgtagtaacaaactataagaaaggagcggcccggctcaatagaaaccaagaccctaaataacagaattttgatagcaatagatatatcaagagaatgggcttattatgctgattcccattatataagtttcatcaggttcaGTCTTATGTATAAAAAGCAACGGGTCTGAGGAAATTAATCTGATTTACGGAAGAAGAGGGAAAgtccccctagaagtcatagaatttcaatgaaaatcacaccatcatactATGCGTATCAAAGAACactactgtaaaggtttcaagctgttatctgcaaaaatgcagaatttcgtaatttttgccagaagaaagatcacggatacgtgtttatttattttttcccaggagtgatcgcatTGAACCAGTGGGCCTACAACATCGGacaagggctcattctaacgaaaatgaaaagttctagagccctttctaagtgaccattAGAATTGaggcaactaggtcccctcccacgcccctttcgtttcccaaaatcaccagatccaaatttttaggtagctattttgttcatcatagttgaaaggcccattAACTATGTATTTGTAGATAACATGAACCCTCCCCCACATTCCCAGGGGAAATATCTTTAAGCTATAAaaattgtccattgtttacgtatagtatttgttattgggaagtatttaTACATTTTATGGTAGGGAGgggaggacaaattttctgctaCAGGGATTTCGCACGAGGAGAGTTTTCTATGAATAAGGAAGTTTCTAGGGGGTGAGCTTTTTGCACTACGGGGTTTTGCCAGAATTCGCATTGGGGgattttgccagaattcctttaCAAactttctttatatgtcttgttttctctttgctcttttaattttaagcgtggagatgttaagggtaattttcgGGGATAAATTTTCACCATGATTGAATAGTCCAGAGTATATTTCCGTAGGGAGGAGAATTTTCCCGAGGGGATGGAGACAGATATCCAAgggctatttaaaaaacgatcagagattaaataaaaaaaaagtttgttcaactgaaagtaaggagcaacattaaaacttaaaacgaacagaaattactatgtaaATAAGGGGtgtcgtcccctcctcaacaccaccctctttacattaaagtttaaattttgttctaattctttaaagacgactcatgaaacacaatggctatttaattagaaccATAAGTAGCTTTTTTTAAGGTGCCTAAAACTTTGGCGagaagagcgaggttttgaggaggggcgACCAACCTCACATACATAATactttctattcgttttaaattttaatgttgcttactttcagttgaaatttttttatatttattataaatggaTGTTTATAtgttaaaatatgtatatttttttctttttaggaaaTACAAGAACCAACAGGAAACTATTGAATTAGATATAATTATTAGCTAACGTTTCGTTCATTCCCAAAAATGTATTGTGAATAATTGCGTAATATGCACAAGTGTTTTGAGCATTAAATATAAAGAGATGTTTATAAGAGGGAATAGAACTGCTAACTTTACTAGATCATAAATCACATACAGATAAATGTTGCATTGACTTTCTTTGACAGCTGAATCGATCTCATCTTTcctgataaaaataaagaagtattgaaaaaaatccctttttaggggatttgaataaagaaatagaaaaaaacaagagaaaaaaagaaaggaaaaaaagtttgtCTATGCTAAAAGGATATGAGTAAAActttccaatttgaaaaatcCCAAAGATTCAAACATTTCAATAGCCCGATGAAAcgaataaaaatgagaaaaaagaattcaaaaacccTCGGATAACAGAAAAGATCTAAAGCTAAGAACCAATTGACATTAGTTCCTTACTGAATTCGAAAACCAATCGCCATGTCAAACTGATATACACTAATAAGCTAAGTATTACAAGCTCAGTTCTATAAAGCTACAACTGCTTTGAAGAAATCAATgtgttttatattataaatttgttcaatttctcaagataattttaattatcatcatttacgtaatatttttaattatcatatCATAGTTtatacaataatataatttgggctatataattgCACATTAGGATGGGGGTAAGGTATTCGGGCGGTGCTCCTAACCTAGCGCAACCGAATCTAAGCTAACCCTTCTCCCCCAATGTGGAAATACATAAAACAACTTACTCAAGTCAAATGCATTCTATAACCCGTCACTTGTCTTTGATGCTATGAAACAGATTTTCTGAGAtctaacctaagcgtaattcttgagtgtgtttcaGTTAATGTAGGGCCTACAGGTGAAACTTTAAAAGTCAatataaatttcagctttaaaaagTCTATTACTACGATGTGTTAGTGTCACTTTAGACTACTTGATTCTGcaaatgttttccaaaattttgggtTGTCtgtaaaaataatctgaaacTAATCTGCAATTAAAAGTAACAAGAGTAGACAACTTACACATTTCATTATTACCAACTTTCTTGGGGAGTAATCAACTTTAATAAAACGATTCAACTGATTGTGTTTGTAGTCTAAAGCAGTCCTTATATACTTCCGAAGATACAGGTTATACATTCCTAAATCAAATTAGTTAGAGGTGAAAAGATATcggggatttttttctgttgatgtTGGATATCGCAGCGGTTACGCAACGACATTTATTGTAAACAAAGAAATTTAACGATTTTTATTAGGGGTGTGGCTCTTCTAAACCAAGATTCTTTGTGACAATCATTGCACACGACAGAGgagtttttttctcattgtcaATTAGGTTCTTTTTAAGAAGTTATTGACTGCTCAAAAgggaaagataaataaaaaaatacctcCATTTACTACACATTATCAAATTACTTATCAAATTAGCACGAAGAAAAGACCGACTTGTGGCCAACATGGTACGGAGTGCGTCACTGGAAATAGTGCCAATTAAAAATGTTTAGTAATAATTAGGATTAACCAAGTTAAATTAcccaaagaaattaaaattgttcTAATTGGCCACAAGATGGCCTTTTCTTCGTACTAACACTGATATATTTTGGCTACACTTTACATGATGTAAatagttttatcccaattttgaaatttgactgGACATGCagatcaaataagaaaaataaaggttgCCCATTGATGAAACCACCCAGAATTATGGTGGGAGAAAACTATATAAAGAAGAATAAATAGGTTCTTTCATTATTCCATATTGGCCTAGTcggaagaaaaagcaaaaaagatggTATTTCTTAAGGCTGTGCTtaagatagaaaaaattatacCTGAATATACTGGCACCCCCGACGAAGATGAATTTAcaggaaaattgaaaatgtttagTGAATTGGCTCAGTCACATAACTTTAAGACACAAATGTAATGTTCATCCACTAGCTGAGGAGGTAGTGCGTTGCAATATTCTGAGTCAATTCgataaaaacgaaagaaaagcTGATATAGGCTCAGATAGTCTATATCAATTAGAACACACATGGTAATTCTTTGATAGGGGATTAGTGAAAAGTGGGTCAATAGCTGACCACATTCACAACTTTGTTTTAGAACAACAATGAATGACTGAAGAAAACAAGAAatgagaataaaagaaaagatctaAAGCTAAAAACCAATTGACATTAGGTTCTTATCGAATTAGAAAACCAATCGCCATATCAAGCTGATATACACTAATCAGCTAATTAATACAAGCACAGTACTATAAAGCTACAATTGCTTTGGACCAACTAATGTGTTTTGCATGAAAACAAGAAATGAGGGTGACaaaaaaatcttgggagggCCCTGGGTTCTCCCCCATACCCCTGGATCCCCATTTTTTTCCCTTGTCAATCAGTGAGATTCCATTATTATTTACCCATTGAATTTAATGTGCTCTTTTCGGCGAAAAAGCTATAACCAATAGGCCtacagtatttggtcataaaatggcacGTATGTTAATATGCACTGAAGACTGGCATGGTCAACACAAGATACTAGGGCTGTATAAGAGtgctgttatttattttaaaagtacaGATCACTATCTAGACGTGTCTAGGACTAAATTAAGGCTAAAGTTCaagaagggtaactaccttccaTGAAAACGTGAcattggtagactccaggatgagaatttgagagaaatttcCCAGGAACAGTTGAAGACTAAACTGActtacttacttgacttaatgtTCCTGAAGAAATACTTCCGGTGTCGAGAGTGATACTACATGGCGCCTCAATTTAAACtggtctcttgcaaggatgtggacatcctcctgaatatttgccatgactAAGAGGGCACCTGCtgtgtccttccatctggttgggggaCGACCTCTTGGGTGTTTCCCGTCATGCAACacgggatcaaagtcaaaaatcgttcgTGCAGGAGTGTCCGGGGCATGCGAGGAAGAAGTCCGTACCAACGTAGCGTTCGCTGGATGAGTTGGACTAAGAAGGATGTTTGAGCAATTAACGCCAGGAGGTTctcgttgctaacaaaatcgtGCTAGTGTAGTCCTTCAATGTTGCGAAGGTGGtttgtttgggctatatttacggTGCTAAGCACAGACTGAGTGGCTGGCCATGTTTCGGCTCCGTAAAGAAGCACAGATCCCACCGAAGCATTGCATATGCACATCTTGGTCCTACAGCTGATAGAAGGTTTCTTCCAAAGCGCACTTAGTTTTCCCATCACTGCTGAGGCTTTGGCGATTCGGTGCATTAGATCTTTGAGGATTGATTCGTCATTTGAGAGGATAGGGCCAAGGTATGTAAATTCCTCAACAATATCAGCTGGTTTGTCACCAACCATTAGCACTGGACGCGGTGAGTTACGGGGATGaacaaacatcacttttgtcTTCTGCCAGTGAATCAACGACCCTATCTTTAAGGCTTCATCAGCAAAAACCTGTAGGGCTTCTGTAAGCTTTGACGGTGAATCGGAGACAACTGCAAGGTCATCGGCATAGTCAGCGTCTGAAAGTACTCTATCGCCGTCCTGCAACCCAAACTGAAGGTGGATTATAATTCGAATAATATTGTAGTCGATGACGCAATTAAAGAGTTCTGAAGCAGCAGCACAGCCCTGACGGATTCCAGTAGTGATTTCAAAAGATGGGCTGCGTCTGCAATTGAATTGGACGCAGCTCCCAGTCCCTTCATGGTGCCGCTCGAAAAGAGTTCAGTACTTCTCAGGTAGTCCCGTTGTTTTCAGTATGATCCAGAGTGACTGCTGGTCGACAAAATCGAAAGCAGCCTTGAAATCCACAAAGGCAACATTTGCTTTTCGTTCAAATTCTCGAGTCCTCTCTACCAGCTGACGCATTGTGAATATTTACTCCACGGTAGACCTTCCTTGCATGAAGCCAGCCTGTTGgattgaatactaaactggagattTTAACATTTGACAATGCAGAAAAAGGATTAAATAATCTTAGGAAAATACCTTGTGAAGTTGCTGACAGTGTCTTAGGGAAAAAAGTTAGGTACTCAGCTGgtaatattagtgaaaatgttttatatttagaagagaGGAGGCGCTTGTAGAAGAATTATTTGGGTGATAGATCGTatgaaaataacaagaattaaaGAAAGCGGAGAAAACATCAGAATATGAACAAAGGAGTTGTTATGAGGAGGCCTTGGATAAAGTTACCAAAGATCCCGAAAATGCAGCCATACGGCATAATCGGTGAATATTGCACTGacatatataataatttgaGAGGGAATTGTTAATATGGACTTGTCACGGAAAGTTAAGGATAGggatggggccacaattagctataaggaaagaattaaagtAAGATGGCTAGAATATCTTGAGAGTGTTCTAAACTGCGAATaaattacaggaaaagatatagagaagAATTTAAAGGTTTATGACACATTGTATGTTaatgaagatttattttgtgaggatgAATGAGTGATAGTTCTAAATGATTAAAGGCCAAGGGccaaggttttgataatttggcaaataagtttcattaaatatggtggttattATGTTAAAagtaagttactgaagattatgagtaCGACTTTTGACAAGGGGCATCTTTTGACAATCAATGAATTTTGTGCAGTGATTgtcatgaaaaatattaaaatggaaAAATCTTATTAGGACCCTACCCCTAATAGAAATTTCATCATTTCTTTGATTTCACTAATTGTCGGTGCATAACCGCTGCGACATCCaacttcaatagaaaaaaatcccTGTTATCTTTTCACCTCCAACTAATTGGATTTAGGAATATATAAcctatattttcaaaagtatttaagGACTTCTTTAGTCTACAAGTACTATCAATTGAATCCTTTTATTGAAGTTAATTACACTAAAAAGAAGTTGCTAACAATGAAATATGTTAGTTGTCTATTCTTGTCATTTTCAATTGCAGATTAGTTTATTCTAGTTTTACAGACAGCCcaacattttggaaaatatttgaagTATCACTGAGTCTAGAGTTACATGGTTTAACGCCACTGTACAAACCGAACAAACTTCTGACATTCTAACAATTGACTTTTTgaaagctgaaatttaaatgGATTTTTAGAACTTTAccaataacaataattaaaattaccttgaaaaattgaaaatttatcgtGTAAAATACTTTGATTTCTGCAAAGCTAGTGGTGCTTTATGGTACTGAGCGTGGATCAGTTAACTAATCAGTTTGTGTCTGCTATGCCTGGCAATTTGTTTGTAATTAAATAAGGATATAATGTCTAttggttttcagttttaatacttttcttttatctGAGGGCTTTTGAAttctattttctcatttttattgttttcaccgggttatttgaaatgtttgaatctttgatatttttatattggACATTTTAATTATATCCATTTAGTATAGAcgaacttttttcatttttttctctctatttcattttttttatcaaatctcctgaatttttttagaaacttaGAGTTTTAGAaagtaatagtttttttctatttctttcactttaatcAGGTAAATTGGGATATATGCAGCTGTCGAAGATACTACATTATTTCAGTTTGCGAATTATGATCTACAACATTTATTTGCCCCTTCTTTTTCCTCTAATAAACATGGTCTTAAATTCAATGCTTAAAATACATGTGTATTAAGAGGGCGAGCTTCCTGCCCTCCGAGCATTCATATTGCTTAATTGTTAGCAATATATTTTTAGGAACAAACGAAACGTAAACTAATAATTAAACATCCTTCAATACTGATACTCAGATCACTATTGCAATATGGTcaataaaaatacacattttGATTTGTTTCAGTTCTTACAAAGGGCTGTTTTACGAATCtttcttatgtttatttttgtgcGACTAACTGCTCCCATCAAtcattgaaaatcaagaaagttCGCAATAACTAAAATTTGCCACCATGTCCTTTTCAAAATCGGTTCAAAGTCTAGATTTCTATAAGATAGACCCTTATCCGCTTTTAAAGTTCATAGATGCATTTTAGAAATGTTTCCTATTGGTTTCTATTTTTCCTATAAGGAAACATATACACATTTTGccttatatatgtatatttatgtaaatatttacttttattctaaGATTAGCAGGCGAAGGAGGATAGtataattcaaaagaaatatatttttttcctctgGCGAAAGTAGTTACAGGCTTAGAAAAGAAACATCTGAATTAGAAGCTCCTGCCGaagatttatttgtttgttttttttttgtatttttttccccaggggtgatcgtattgacccagtggacctagaatattgcaagagggctcattctaacggaaatgaaaagttctactgtcctttttaagtaaccaaaacattggctggcaaataggccccctcccacgctaattattttcccaaattcactggatcaaaattatgagataaccattttattcagcatagtcgagaaactttataactatgtctttgaggacgataaactcccccacagtccccatgggagtgGCTAgaggttacaaactttgaccagtgcttacatatagtaagggttattgggaaatgtacaaacgttttcacggggattttttggttgggctagggttgagaagagggggatatgctgggggaacttttcatgaaggaatttgccatgggggaagaaaatttccatgaagggagcacaggatttcctagtattatttaaaaaaacaatgaaaaaataaatatgaaaaagtttcttcaactgaaagtaaggaacagcattaagaCTTAcctcctcctcctaatacctcgctctttacgttaaagtatttttagtaatttcagctatttatttacggcctttgtgattcaggggtcattcttaaggaattgggacaaaattgtagctttagtgtaaagagcgaggtactgacgagggggtggaCCCCCTgctatacgtaataaaaacatgtgaatacagaagttctttgcgtaagttaattcataagttaaatatatcttttactaataaaaacgttcgtaagagattaggcgttgaggagggagcagctcctttcatatattaagtaatttctgttcgttttaagtttcaatgttgctccttactttcagttaaaaaacttttttttgttagttaattTGCCAAAAGACGaatcacggatgggtgtttatttatttgtttgtttttttccaggggctaTCGTATCtttccagtggtcctagaatgtcaaaagagggctcattctgacgaaaatgaaaagttctagcgccctttttaactgaccaaaaaaatgggagggcaacttggccccgtcccacactcatttttttcccaaagtcaccggatcaaaattatgagatagccattttattcaacatagtcaaaaaatcctaatagctatgtctttggggacgacttactcccccatagtccccattggagggactgcaagttacaaactttgaacagtgtttacatatagtaatggttactgggaagtgtgcagacgttttcaggggaatttttttggttttggggaggtgttcaggggagggggttatgtgtgTGAAACTTTCCATgtaggaatttttcatggaggaagaggagttccataaagggggcacaggattttctagcatttaaaaaaatgaaaaaataaatatgagaagttttttcaactgaaagtaaggagcagcattaaaacttaaaacgaacagaaattattacgcatatgaggggttcacttccttctaatacctcactctttacgctaaagtatttttagtagtttcaactatttattctagggactttgtgattcaggggtcattcttgaggaattaggacaaaatttaagctttaccgtaaaaagcgaggtattgacgagggggcgaaccctttcatataagtAGTAAAAGcttatgaatatagaagttcgttaagtaagttacgtatatttttactaataaaaacgttcataaaaaattaaaagttctagttgcctttttaagtaaccaaaaaattggaggggtaactaggcctcctcctgcgctctttttttctcaaaatcattcaatcaaaattatgagaaagccatttagccagaaaaagaaattaatatgcaaatttcgttttaattattcatgtgcggagagtcaaaatcgaaacatgcattaattaaaatacgttcagaaactaaataaagtaaatgaaatgaaagtaaggagtgacaataaaacttaaaaggaacagaaattactccatatatgaaggggaattctttctttttcaatttgtttgtgccttctatatgattattttcagataattcaCAATTTTTATGAATGTGATACACTTGTTGTTTAAATttgtcaaacattttcattcaAAAGAGAATGAAGGGCATCCAGTGTCATGGCATGCAATTACATTCCTAGTAGGTCACTAAAACCATTCCCCAACCTCTTgccattgaaatttaaaactaacagaactTATTTCATATATTTAGGGGATACCTCCCTCTGAAAAAAAGGTTGCTtctgaaataaattcaaatcaaaCTCGGGAAACAgatcaattcaaaaaaataaagtttttctgagggaagtaaagagcgaagtcgaaactaaaaacgaataaaagtaATTTCTTAAAAGTCCATCTAACTAATCATACTAATTACAACTTATATAATTAAACTAACTAT from Artemia franciscana chromosome 10, ASM3288406v1, whole genome shotgun sequence includes these protein-coding regions:
- the LOC136032126 gene encoding uncharacterized protein LOC136032126 isoform X2, which codes for MKCILIVSLVIIAALAEPNYPKETSPEIEDFKRGLTGQGGWQDSKQEYGPSFDDPSYRLRREASEMDAPVEEDLKGAETHHYSYYPYRYYGHYYPSYGYAPYGYGYRRYWG
- the LOC136032126 gene encoding uncharacterized protein LOC136032126 isoform X1, whose protein sequence is MYNLYLRKYIRTALDYKHNQLNRFIKVDYSPRKLVIMKCILIVSLVIIAALAEPNYPKETSPEIEDFKRGLTGQGGWQDSKQEYGPSFDDPSYRLRREASEMDAPVEEDLKGAETHHYSYYPYRYYGHYYPSYGYAPYGYGYRRYWG